The following proteins come from a genomic window of Pseudochaenichthys georgianus chromosome 17, fPseGeo1.2, whole genome shotgun sequence:
- the LOC117462777 gene encoding dihydropyrimidine dehydrogenase [NADP(+)]-like codes for MLSRDLPDIESILALNPRVKTHAQIMSTANKKKEKTHWKRNHEKSCDSCVDLENNFDDIKHTTLSERGALREALRCLKCVDAPCQKSCPTNLDIKSFITSISNKNYYGSARAILSDNPLGLTCGMVCPTSELCVGGCNLFASEEGPINIGGLQQFATEVFSKMGIPQIRNPELPPANEMPEIYHAPIALIGCGPASISCGSFLARLGYDNITIFEKQKWIGGLSTAEIPQFRLPYEVVQFEIDLMKDLGVKVICEKGLGVDGMTLTSLKEEGFKAVFIGIGLPQANKAQIFQDLTMDQGFFTSKDFLPMVATASKKGMCQCRSSLPELRGVVIVLGAGDTAFDCATSALRCGARRVFVCFRKGFTNIRAVPEEMELAKEEKCEFLPFLSPREVIMKNGRVAGLQLCRTEQTEKGDWLEDEEQIVRLKADYIISAFGSMLNEPQVKEAMAPVKMTRWGTPEVNTDTMQTSEPWVFAGGDIAGLANTTVESTNDGKQASWHIHRYMQSQHGHSVDPVPKLPLFYSAIDQVDISVELCGIHFPNPFGLASAPPTTSTAMIRRAFEQGWGFALTKTFGLNKDLVTNVSPRIVRGTTSGHMFGPGQGSFLNIELISEKTAAYWCQSVAELKKDFPNNVVISSIMCSYNKEDWTEIATMAEASGADALELNLSCPHGMGERGMGLACGQDPVMVRNICHWVRAAVTIPFFAKLTPNVTNIVDIAKAAHEGGADGVTATNTVSGMMGLKADASPWPAVGKGKRTTYGGVSGNAIRPIALRAVSAIARALPGFPILATGGIDSAESGLQFLHAGASVLQVCSAVQNQDFTVIEDYCVGLKALLYLKSLELRDWDGQSPPTERHQKGKPVPRLEELVGQSLPSFGPYLQQRTDIIADYKKKIRNTGPEVIETDIRQVNSSKKPVPAVKDVIARALRHIGKYQDLSNMEQVQAVIDEEMCINCGKCYMTCNDSGYQAITFDPETHLPKVNDSCTGCTLCLSVCPIIDCIKMVTMAKPYKPKRGVPVSPVC; via the exons ATGTTGAGCAGAGACCTGCCAGACATTGAG AGCATCCTGGCTCTGAATCCCAGGGTGAAGACTCATGCTCAGATTATGTCCACGGCCaacaagaagaaagaaaagacACACTGGAAGAGAAACCATGAAAAGAGCTGTGAT TCTTGTGTGGACTTAGAAAACAACTTTGATGATATCAAACACACAACGCTGAGTGAGCGTGGAGCTCTACGAGAAGCACTCAG GTGTCTTAAATGCGTGGATGCTCCCTGTCAGAAGAGCTGTCCTACTAACCTGGACATCAAGTCATTTATTACAAGCATCTCTAATAAG AACTACTATGGGTCAGCACGGGCCATCCTTTCTGACAACCCGCTGGGCCTGACCTGTGGAATGGTGTGTCCCACATCAGAGCTGTGTGTGGGGGGCTGCAACTtgtttgcttctgaggagggacCCATTAATATCGGAGGGCTGCAGCAGTTTGCTACCGAG GTGTTTAGCAAGATGGGGATCCCTCAGATCAGGAATCCTGAACTgccaccagccaatgagatgcCAGAGATTTACCATGCCCCCATAGCTCTGATTGGTTGTGGCCCTGCGTCAATCAGCTGTGGCTCCTTCCTGGCCCGCCTTGGATATGATAATATTACCATATTTGAGAAACAGAAGTGGATTGGAGGGCTGAG CACAGCAGAGATCCCTCAGTTCCGGCTTCCCTATGAGGTTGTGCAGTTTGAAATAGACCTGATGAAGGATTTAGGAGTAAAG GTGATTTGTGAGAAGGGTCTGGGTGTTGATGGAATGACTTTGACTTCCCTGAAAGAGGAAGGATTCAAGGCAGTCTTCATCGGGATTG GTCTCCCTCAGGCCAACAAAGCTCAAATCTTCCAGGATCTGACAATGGATCAGGGCTTCTTCACTTCCAAAGACTTTCTGCCCATGGTGGCTACAGCCAGCAAGAAAG GCATGTGTCAGTGTCGCTCCTCTCTGCCAGAGTTGAGAGGAGTGGTGATCGTCCTCGGGGCCGGGGACACTGCATTTGACTGCGCCACCTCGGCCCTCCGCTGTGGAGCCAGgagagtgtttgtgtgcttcaGGAAGGGATTCACTAACATCAGGGCCGTCCCTGAGGAG ATGGAGTTGGCGAAGGAGGAGAAGTGTGAGTTCCTGCCCTTCCTGTCTCCTCGGGAGGTCATCATGAAGAACGGTCGTGTTGCCGGGCTACAGTTATGTCGCACGGAGCAGACTGAGAAAGGTGATTGGCTGGAAGACGAGGAGCAAATTGTCAGGCTGAAGGCTGATTACATCATCAGTGCCTTTGGTTCCATGCTCAACGAGCCGCAAG TGAAGGAGGCCATGGCTCCCGTGAAGATGACCCGCTGGGGGACTCCGGAGGTGAACACGGACACCATGCAGACCAGCGAGCCCTGGGTGTTTGCAGGAGGAGACATCGCCGGTTTGGCCAACACCACGGTAGAATCAACGAACGATGGCAAACAGGCTTCATGGCACATCCACAGATACATGCAG TCTCAGCATGGACACTCAGTGGACCCGGTTCCCAAGCTGCCACTGTTCTACAGTGCTATAGATCAGGTGGACATCAGCGTGGAGCTTTGTGGAATACATTTCCCCAACCCGTTTGGACTGGCGTCTGCCCCCCCAACCACCAGCACCGCTATGATCAGAAGAGCTTTTGAACAGGGATGGGGCTTCGCTCTGACCAAGACCTTTGGACTGAACAAG GATCTGGTGACCAACGTGTCCCCTCGTATTGTACGTGGCACCACCTCAGGACATATGTTCGGACCCGGCCAGGGCTCCTTCCTCAACATTGAGCTCATCAGTGAGAAGACCGCCGCCTACTGGTGCCAGTCAGTGGCCGAGCTGAAGAAGGACTTCCCCAATAAC GTGGTGATCTCCAGCATTATGTGCAGTTACAACAAGGAAGACTGGACAGAAATAGCCACGATGGCAGAG gctTCTGGAGCAGATGCTTTGGAGCTGAACCTGTCCTGTCCTCATGGGATGGGAGAGAGAGGCATGGGACTGGCCTGtggacag GACCCGGTGATGGTGCGTAACATCTGTCACTGGGTGCGTGCGGCCGTTACCATTCCATTCTTcgccaaactgacaccaaacgTCACCAACATTGTCGACATCGCCAAGGCTGCTCATGAAG GGGGAGCAGATGGAGTGACAGCCACCAACACAGTCTCAGGTATGATGGGACTGAAGGCTGACGCCTCCCCCTGGCCGGCCGTTGGAAAGGGCAAACGCACCACATATGGCGGGGTGTCTG GTAATGCCATCAGACCCATCGCTCTCAGGGCGGTGTCCGCCATCGCCAGAGCCCTCCCTGGTTTCCCCATCCTGGCCACGGGAGGCATCGACTCTGCAGAGAGCGGACTGCAGTTCCTCCACGCCGGAGCCTCAGTGTTACAG GTGTGCAGTGCAGTCCAGAACCAGGACTTCACAGTCATTGAGGATTACTGTGTGG GTCTGAAGGCCTTATTGTACCTGAAAAGCCTGGAGCTGAGGGACTGGGACGGCCAGTCTCCTCCCACAGAGAGACATCAGAAGGGAAAACCAGTTCCCAGACTGGAAGAACTGGTGGGACAG agcctCCCTAGCTTTGGTCCCTACCTCCAGCAGAGGACAGACATCATCGCAGACTACAAGAAGAAGATCAGAAACACAGGACCTGAAGTGATAGAAACCGACATCAGACAGGTCAACTCGTCCAAAAAACCTGTCCCTGCGGTCAag GATGTGATAGCCAGGGCTCTGCGTCACATTGGAAAATATCAGGATCTTAGCAACATGGAGCAG GTCCAGGCTGTGATAGATGAGGAGATGTGCATCAACTGTGGGAAGTGCTACATGACCTGCAACGACTCTGGTTACCAG